ACTTTTTCTGTACCTTCTTTATAGTTATCATTAATTAGTTCTATAGGTAGTGTTATATTCTTAAATTTAATTATTTTTCGAAGATTATCTAAATTCTCCTTATCTGTATCTATAACAAAAATCTTAATCTCACGATTTAGTTTTTCTATATTTTCTTGTGCTACGAATGCTGCTAAAATAGGAGACCCAAAATAGATATTCTGTTTTTCGTCAATATATGCTCCACATCCACCAAAACAATCAATATAATTGATATTATGATGTTTTCCAACTATCTTTACATATTTATCAAAATATTCTGCTAAAACTCTATGTTTGACTTTAGTATGTTCTTTAATTTCCCAAAAATAAAATGGATATCCTTCCATGTATATCTTTCTGTTTGCCATAAGCCTACTCCTTGTCCACTTTTAGTTACATATTAGAATTCGACATTTTCTTTTAATTTCCTCCTTTCCTTGAAACTTTTAGAGAAAAATATTTCTTTGTCTAACATTTATCTCCTAACAAGCACCTTAAAAAGGTGTAGAATTTAAAATGATTTTGCATATACTCAAGGTGTTTTAGAACATCCTTAATTTTAAAGAAGCCCCTTAAAAAGCACCTCTTATAAATTTGTTTCCGTCGGGCACTGCCCGACGTGTGTGCAGCGCGAAGCGCACCTTGCCTTATCCTGCATTATAAAAACAAAGCATAAAAGCTCAGCAGGTTTTGAAAGATAGAAAACCACCCCTGTATACTGCAGAGGTGGTTTTAGGTAGCATCTTTCTCAATATGATGCTTTATTTTTGAGATTTCATATATAACTTCTCTGCGAAAATCTATTAAACTATCTTCTAATTTCTGGCACCTTAAATCCTCTTTAATCATATCAAGGATAAAGTTTATCACCCGAATTTTGTCTTCTTTTTTTGTCTCATCTTTTAGAACTTGATTAGTAAACTCGATGGCATATTGAAAGTCGTAAGAATTGTATATAACCTCTTTTTCCAAAAGTTTAAGGACGTTGTAATAAATTCTGCCTTGAAGAAAAGGTTCATAGTGCATTAGTGAAATTAGTTCATTACATGCTCTCATATATTTCTTCTCGTCAAGAGCTTTTTTTATTTTAACGAGGTAAGGAATATATGAGAAGTGAGCTATGTTTTTCTCATACTTTTTAGAAGGCCTTAACTTTTTCAGCTCTTTATAAAAATCCTGCAAAGCCTTTCTTGCTTCTAAATTTTTCTCTTCTCCTTCGTCATTCCACCAGCTGTCATAAGGTTCCAAAATAGAATAAAGCTTCTCCATCTTTATGCCTCCCATAAGTTTACCTAAAGGGATAAAATATCTTCTAGGCTTTCAAGGAGAATTTTTTCATCATTTGAGGTTTCACTTTCAGTAGCTGGTTCAGGTTCTGCAGGCTGTGGTGGTATTTGGGCTTTTATACCTGACTGCTCCAGCTTTTCTAATATGGCTTCAATTTTTGCTATTTTGGCTCCAAAGTCTCTGTAGAAGCGCAGAGCATTCTTTATGTATTGACTTTTGTCTTCCTTTAATGATTCAAGAAGCTCCTCAATGTCCTTATCTTCTTTATTTGTGCGGAAGCTGTGGACTTTCAATTTGCTTCACTCCCATCTATGTTTACACCTTCAAAAGCAGTTAGAAGAACAGGGGAGAGGAGGTAAACTGCAAAATTGTATTACAATCTTGATTTTTAACTGCTTAAAGATGTAATACAAAATTAAAAATAAATCTTTGCAAAAGCAGTTGTTTTAAGGATTTAGATGTGTAAACATATGCTTAATCAGAAGTGTAATACAAAGTATAAAAATAAAGCCTTCTTATTTAGACAATGTGAGGCTTAGAAGGTGTAAACACTATTTTAAAGTAGTTGTAATACAAATTCAAAGAAAGCAGTTTTTAAGCGTCCATTTCTTCTGAATTTGGCTCTGTAAACATATCTTCATCTGCTCTGTCGGTGCAGCTGTGTGCAGCTTCTTCAATTATGCTTTCTTTTGGCAGTTTCTTTTTAAGAATCTCTAGAGAAATTTCTCTTTCAGGCTCAAGCGTAACTACATAGCTTTTATCCTTCTGCTCTATAAGCATGTGGCCGGTAAGCTTCAGCTCATCCCACATTTCATAAACTTTCTCTCTCATGCCTTTTTTCTTAGGAAGAGTTATTTTAATCATGTTTTTGCTCCTCCTTTGTCATCATCTATGATTTTAATAACTTTCTCATCTTTATTTTCGCACACTCGTATGATGTACTTTATTTCTCTCCTTGTGAGGTACTTCTTTTCTCCCGTGTAGTAGTCAACCATCTGCTTCATTAGCTCCCATGCACCCTTATAATCCAGCTCCCTTTCTTTTGTCATTCCCTATCCCTCTCTTTTTTCTCCTCCAGTTCGGCTACTTTAAGAAATCCTTTTGCATTGGCAAATTGAGAATTCTTTACTAACACTGTGTTTTCATACAGGTTCTTTAAGCTGTCAAATAGGCTTACGGCTCCACCTCCCGCTAAGAAAATTGTGTTGAAGAAGTCCAGCTTACTTCCCCATACTGCCTTTATTCTATCTTGTATTACACGAGATATTTCAAGCTTTACCTCATTCAGCTCTTTTTCAAAGTTCAAAACTTTTCCTCTGTAAAATATGCTTCCTTCATTCACAAGCTGAATGAGCTCGGGTATATCAAGCTTAGAGCCGGTCTTCTGAGTAAATAATTTATCAGCAGCATTGCTTAGCTGAGACATGCCTATGTCTAAAGTGCCCGAAAGGTCTTCTCTCAGTGGGAGCTTTCCATCAACAACAAAAACTATATAGTCTGTTGTCCTGTAGCCTATGTCAATAAGCCCTATGTAGCTTCCTTTTATGAGGTACTTCTGCAAATCGTCCATTATGGCATAGTACACTGCGCCTGCAGCTTGAGGGAAAACTGTTACCCTGTCGAATTTGACTATCTTTAAGATGTTGTATCCTTTAAACTCAACAATTGCTTTGAAATTTTTAATCATATCTCTAAGCTCGTCTTTCTGATGGATGTACTGCTCTAAAGGAAGGCCTGACACAATGTGTACAGGCTCATCATTTGAGGGAAATAGAAGTGCTGAAGCGCTGGCTAAAACTGCTTTTG
The sequence above is a segment of the Thermoanaerobacter ethanolicus JW 200 genome. Coding sequences within it:
- a CDS encoding ParM/StbA family protein, which produces MFKIGLDLGYGYVKGVNEAGKTVLFPSLVGNAYQRNLIGLFGQNLNNLIENMHVVLRNGKEEQEEYFIGDLARREGRNVSYAFDENKINHPNTKAVLASASALLFPSNDEPVHIVSGLPLEQYIHQKDELRDMIKNFKAIVEFKGYNILKIVKFDRVTVFPQAAGAVYYAIMDDLQKYLIKGSYIGLIDIGYRTTDYIVFVVDGKLPLREDLSGTLDIGMSQLSNAADKLFTQKTGSKLDIPELIQLVNEGSIFYRGKVLNFEKELNEVKLEISRVIQDRIKAVWGSKLDFFNTIFLAGGGAVSLFDSLKNLYENTVLVKNSQFANAKGFLKVAELEEKKERDRE